From the genome of Acipenser ruthenus chromosome 14, fAciRut3.2 maternal haplotype, whole genome shotgun sequence, one region includes:
- the yaf2 gene encoding YY1-associated factor 2 isoform X1 — translation MGDKKSPTRPKRQPKPSSDEGYWDCSVCTFRNSAEAFKCMMCDVRKGTSTRRPALRIEKIEDSRRRGVPSLRGGKPRPVSQLVAQQVTQQFASPTQPKKEKKDKTEKEKNEKESTVKKNSHKKTRPRLKNVDRSSAQHLEVTVGDLTVIITDFKEKTKSTPTSSATSADQHSQSGSSSDNTERGMSRSSSPRGEGSLVNGESH, via the exons ATGGGAGACAAGAAGAGTCCGACAAG GCCGAAAAGGCAGCCCAAGCCTTCCTCCGACGAAGGATACTGGGACTGTAGCGTTTGTACATTCAGGAACAGCGCAGAGGCTTTTAAGTGCATGATGTGTGATGTCAGGAAGGGCACATCAACACG GCGGCCAGCACTCCGTATAGAGAAAATTGAAGATTCAAGAAGGCGAGGCGTCCCATCACTACGAGGGGG gaaacCTCGTCCAGTTTCCCAGTTGGTTGCACAGCAAGTAACCCAGCAGTTTGCTTCTCCCACACAaccaaagaaagagaaaaaagacaaaacagaaaaggaaaaaaatgaaaaggaatcTACAGTCAAAAAGAACAGTCACAAGAAAACAAG GCCAAGATTAAAAAATGTGGATAGAAGCAGTGCACAACATTTGGAAGTCACAGTAGGAGACCTGACTGTTATTATCACAGACTTTAAGGAGAAAACAAAGTCCACACCTACTTCCAGTGCGACATCTGCTGATCAGCACAGTCAAAGTGGCTCCAGTTCTGACAACACGGAAAGAGGAATGTCAAGGTCATCTTCACCTCGGGGAGAAGGATCATTAGTCAATGGAGAGTCTCACTAA
- the LOC117419594 gene encoding zinc finger CCHC-type and RNA-binding motif-containing protein 1 isoform X1, whose protein sequence is MSGGLAPSKSTIYVSNLPFSLTNNDLHKIFIKYGKVVKVTIVKDKDTRRSKGVAFVLFLDRESAHNCARALNNKQLFGRTVRASIAVDNGRAAEFIRRRNYTDKSKCYECGESGHLSYACPKNMLGEREPPKKKEKKKKKKVEETEEVEDEESEEEGEDPALDSLSQAIAFQQARIEEDEQRRKQREDANGASTSEDSRRPRIKKSAYFSDEEELSD, encoded by the exons ATGAGTGGTGGTTTGGCACCAAGTAAAAGTACAATTTACGTCTCCAACCTACCATTTTCACTAACTAATAATGATCTGCACAAG ATTTTTATCAAGTATGGAAAAGTTGTTAA GGTTACTATTGTGAAGGATAAAGACACCAGAAGAAGTAAAGGAGTGGCCTTTGTTCTTTTCCTGGACAGGGAATCAGCCCACAATTGTGCAAGAGCTCTTAACAACAAACAA ttgtttggCAGAACAGTAAGAGCAAGTATTGCGGTTGACAACGGGAGAGCAGCTGAATTTATTAGAAGGCGCAATTATACCGACAAGTCCAAATGTTATGAATGTGGA GAATCTGGTCACTTAAGCTATGCATGCCCTAAAAACATGCTTGGTGAAAGAGAACCACCcaagaagaaagaaaagaaaaagaagaagaaagtaGAAGAGACAGAAGAAGT TGAGGATGAAGAAAGTGAAGAGGAAGGAGAAGACCCTGCTCTTGATAGTCTCAGCCAAGCTATTGCGTTCCAG CAAGCAAGAATTGAAGAGGATGAACAACGGCGCAAACAGAGAGAGGATGCAAATGGGGCTTCTACTTCCGAGGACTCCAGACGACCAAGAATTAAAAAGAGTGCTTATTTTAGTGATGAAGAAGAACTGAGTGACTAA
- the yaf2 gene encoding YY1-associated factor 2 isoform X2 — MGDKKSPTRPKRQPKPSSDEGYWDCSVCTFRNSAEAFKCMMCDVRKGTSTRKPRPVSQLVAQQVTQQFASPTQPKKEKKDKTEKEKNEKESTVKKNSHKKTRPRLKNVDRSSAQHLEVTVGDLTVIITDFKEKTKSTPTSSATSADQHSQSGSSSDNTERGMSRSSSPRGEGSLVNGESH; from the exons ATGGGAGACAAGAAGAGTCCGACAAG GCCGAAAAGGCAGCCCAAGCCTTCCTCCGACGAAGGATACTGGGACTGTAGCGTTTGTACATTCAGGAACAGCGCAGAGGCTTTTAAGTGCATGATGTGTGATGTCAGGAAGGGCACATCAACACG gaaacCTCGTCCAGTTTCCCAGTTGGTTGCACAGCAAGTAACCCAGCAGTTTGCTTCTCCCACACAaccaaagaaagagaaaaaagacaaaacagaaaaggaaaaaaatgaaaaggaatcTACAGTCAAAAAGAACAGTCACAAGAAAACAAG GCCAAGATTAAAAAATGTGGATAGAAGCAGTGCACAACATTTGGAAGTCACAGTAGGAGACCTGACTGTTATTATCACAGACTTTAAGGAGAAAACAAAGTCCACACCTACTTCCAGTGCGACATCTGCTGATCAGCACAGTCAAAGTGGCTCCAGTTCTGACAACACGGAAAGAGGAATGTCAAGGTCATCTTCACCTCGGGGAGAAGGATCATTAGTCAATGGAGAGTCTCACTAA
- the LOC117419594 gene encoding zinc finger CCHC-type and RNA-binding motif-containing protein 1 isoform X2, with translation MIFIKYGKVVKVTIVKDKDTRRSKGVAFVLFLDRESAHNCARALNNKQLFGRTVRASIAVDNGRAAEFIRRRNYTDKSKCYECGESGHLSYACPKNMLGEREPPKKKEKKKKKKVEETEEVEDEESEEEGEDPALDSLSQAIAFQQARIEEDEQRRKQREDANGASTSEDSRRPRIKKSAYFSDEEELSD, from the exons atg ATTTTTATCAAGTATGGAAAAGTTGTTAA GGTTACTATTGTGAAGGATAAAGACACCAGAAGAAGTAAAGGAGTGGCCTTTGTTCTTTTCCTGGACAGGGAATCAGCCCACAATTGTGCAAGAGCTCTTAACAACAAACAA ttgtttggCAGAACAGTAAGAGCAAGTATTGCGGTTGACAACGGGAGAGCAGCTGAATTTATTAGAAGGCGCAATTATACCGACAAGTCCAAATGTTATGAATGTGGA GAATCTGGTCACTTAAGCTATGCATGCCCTAAAAACATGCTTGGTGAAAGAGAACCACCcaagaagaaagaaaagaaaaagaagaagaaagtaGAAGAGACAGAAGAAGT TGAGGATGAAGAAAGTGAAGAGGAAGGAGAAGACCCTGCTCTTGATAGTCTCAGCCAAGCTATTGCGTTCCAG CAAGCAAGAATTGAAGAGGATGAACAACGGCGCAAACAGAGAGAGGATGCAAATGGGGCTTCTACTTCCGAGGACTCCAGACGACCAAGAATTAAAAAGAGTGCTTATTTTAGTGATGAAGAAGAACTGAGTGACTAA